In one Caballeronia sp. M1242 genomic region, the following are encoded:
- a CDS encoding SUMF1/EgtB/PvdO family nonheme iron enzyme — protein sequence MWRIFFVATVFVAMNAAFAQSGKSPAPVLIDHDGSAHSVALVIGNDRYGEEPLSSAATDARDMSAALSAMGFDVTRRTNLSADAMRQAVQSFIDHLGPRDTALVYFAGHGVEARGQALLLPIDASNIEKGIAAQDLAARMARARPLATNIVVLDMCLGYSSPHASARPVQLPPRTLIAFATQLNAGAAEDGRNGRYTAALLRAFAKDKQMTSASFDTAASDIANASRGAQRPWVASTLTGPVTLGRATVALPAMAEFAGIDGGPIRMRGILPKDSSEQYELAFWESIKDSTYPSDYEAYLKSYPNGRFAALAKARIERLKATASAKPSVAAPASAQASAPTSAQASAPAKPASPVASAKPMAPTNTTAKPTGNEIKDCPQCPLLIPIVPGAFTMGSNNDDPGEKPSHRVTLGRPFAIGKYEVTVEQWNACADAGACTRIAPDSNASAPPPPNSPMRNVSWDDAQVYVKWLSKVGGKPYRLPSEAEWEFAARGGTQSTFWWGDQMKKGTADCKDCGEPYHADAPVPVGSFAPNGYGLYDMNGSVWEWVADCWHSSYKGAPVDGRVWDEPSCSVRVIRGGSWREGGDYMQSATRFKYSASVRQSQNGFRVARDTQ from the coding sequence ATGTGGCGGATATTCTTCGTTGCGACTGTGTTCGTCGCCATGAACGCAGCCTTCGCGCAATCCGGAAAGTCGCCCGCTCCAGTACTCATCGATCACGACGGCTCAGCGCATAGTGTCGCGCTCGTCATCGGCAACGACCGTTACGGCGAAGAGCCGCTGAGCAGCGCGGCCACGGACGCGAGAGACATGAGCGCCGCACTCTCCGCGATGGGATTCGACGTGACGCGCCGCACGAATCTCAGTGCCGATGCAATGCGGCAAGCCGTTCAGTCATTCATCGATCATCTTGGTCCGCGCGACACCGCGTTGGTGTATTTCGCCGGGCACGGCGTTGAGGCGCGCGGACAGGCGCTGCTCTTGCCGATCGATGCAAGCAACATCGAGAAAGGCATCGCAGCGCAGGATCTCGCGGCGCGCATGGCGCGTGCGAGGCCGCTTGCTACGAACATCGTCGTGCTCGACATGTGTCTCGGCTATTCATCGCCTCATGCTTCGGCCAGACCTGTTCAACTTCCGCCGCGAACGCTGATCGCTTTCGCAACGCAGCTCAACGCAGGCGCAGCCGAAGACGGACGCAACGGTCGCTACACCGCGGCGCTTCTACGCGCCTTCGCGAAAGACAAGCAGATGACGTCCGCTTCATTCGATACTGCCGCGTCCGACATTGCCAATGCTTCCCGTGGCGCACAACGGCCGTGGGTGGCATCGACATTGACCGGGCCTGTCACGCTCGGACGCGCAACGGTGGCTCTGCCGGCGATGGCCGAATTTGCCGGCATCGATGGCGGACCGATCCGCATGCGCGGCATTCTGCCGAAAGACAGCAGCGAGCAATACGAACTGGCGTTCTGGGAATCGATCAAGGACAGCACGTATCCGAGCGATTACGAGGCGTACTTGAAGTCGTATCCGAATGGGCGTTTCGCGGCACTTGCGAAGGCGCGCATCGAGCGGCTCAAAGCGACCGCGAGCGCTAAGCCTTCTGTTGCGGCTCCGGCATCGGCTCAAGCATCGGCTCCAACATCGGCTCAAGCATCGGCTCCGGCCAAGCCGGCCAGCCCCGTCGCGAGCGCCAAACCGATGGCACCGACGAACACCACGGCCAAGCCCACGGGCAACGAGATCAAGGACTGCCCGCAGTGTCCGTTGCTCATTCCCATCGTGCCGGGCGCTTTCACGATGGGCAGCAACAACGATGATCCCGGCGAGAAGCCGTCGCATCGCGTGACGCTCGGGCGGCCGTTCGCCATCGGCAAATACGAAGTGACCGTCGAGCAGTGGAATGCGTGCGCCGATGCGGGCGCCTGCACCCGCATCGCGCCGGACAGCAACGCAAGCGCCCCGCCGCCACCCAATTCGCCGATGCGCAACGTCAGTTGGGACGATGCGCAGGTCTACGTGAAGTGGTTGAGCAAGGTAGGCGGCAAGCCGTATCGTCTGCCGAGCGAAGCCGAATGGGAGTTCGCCGCGCGCGGCGGCACGCAAAGCACGTTCTGGTGGGGCGATCAGATGAAAAAAGGCACGGCCGACTGCAAGGACTGCGGCGAGCCGTATCACGCGGATGCGCCGGTGCCCGTGGGTTCGTTCGCGCCGAACGGGTATGGCCTCTACGACATGAACGGCAGCGTGTGGGAATGGGTCGCCGACTGCTGGCATAGCTCATACAAGGGCGCGCCCGTCGATGGCCGCGTGTGGGACGAGCCTTCCTGTTCGGTGCGCGTGATTCGCGGCGGCTCCTGGCGCGAAGGCGGCGACTATATGCAATCCGCCACGCGCTTCAAGTACAGCGCGAGCGTGCGTCAATCGCAGAACGGCTTTCGCGTGGCGCGCGACACGCAGTGA
- a CDS encoding DUF3857 and transglutaminase domain-containing protein — translation MSRFFRQIPYALALCLAATGAWAAPAPDADEPSTVVSDVHEFVVADDGSVSEDDRTVLRANTAAGVDEIAQRYVWYDRSVSKVDIVEAYSVDANGARHDVSSDQIRDIQEPRSAGAPTFQDAKLRAVIFPAVGVGSTVHLHSRKSQASPVIPGQFGYYVEPGQRPVLDQQLVFDLPATKPLYADTRGYVARAPVTANGRTRYVFDYRREQIARIESGSVGYAQYGDRLMVSTFPDYASFAASYRASAADASARDPAVRALAQTLTANDADARAKARTLYDWVRRNIRYVAMFIGQSPAVPHRVTDVLANRYGDCKDHVALYGALLDAVGIRNEPALIGLGSVYSLPSVPGYGAGAINHIITYLPDFAMFADSTASSVEFGFLPLADMDRPTLLVDSGALSRTPATQPLSRTARLQIDVAPQGEATFAYWVQDAGWSAELERMNLRLASAQRRDQIAADRLRFTNLRGAGALTTTDVDATSGPFATTLRGTLDDVVWPTGTTALPALTSLSGGIATQTRNWLAERSRTQPYLCVGGAYDEVSQIALPKTMRVAEVPDDLDLTSGFFRYRSRYVFDPASNVIQVSRTLDARFGKQVCSPEDFEASLPALRRIERDTQAQIIVKVSAQ, via the coding sequence ATGAGCCGGTTCTTCAGGCAAATCCCGTACGCATTGGCGCTGTGCCTGGCTGCGACCGGCGCCTGGGCCGCGCCGGCGCCCGACGCCGACGAGCCGTCCACCGTCGTGAGCGACGTGCACGAGTTCGTCGTCGCGGACGACGGCTCCGTCAGCGAAGACGACCGCACCGTGCTGCGCGCGAACACGGCGGCGGGCGTCGACGAGATCGCGCAGCGTTACGTCTGGTACGACCGCAGCGTGTCGAAGGTGGACATCGTGGAGGCCTATTCCGTCGATGCGAACGGCGCGCGCCATGACGTCTCGTCTGATCAGATCCGCGATATTCAGGAGCCGCGCTCGGCGGGCGCGCCGACGTTCCAGGACGCGAAGCTGCGCGCGGTGATCTTTCCGGCTGTGGGCGTCGGCTCGACGGTGCACCTGCATTCGCGCAAGAGTCAGGCGAGCCCGGTCATTCCCGGCCAGTTCGGCTATTACGTCGAGCCGGGACAGCGGCCGGTGCTGGATCAGCAACTCGTTTTCGACCTTCCCGCGACGAAGCCGCTCTACGCCGATACGCGCGGCTATGTCGCGCGCGCGCCTGTCACCGCAAACGGCCGCACGCGCTACGTGTTTGATTACCGTCGCGAGCAGATCGCGCGCATCGAAAGCGGTTCCGTCGGCTATGCGCAATACGGCGACCGGCTGATGGTCTCCACGTTTCCCGACTACGCGAGCTTCGCGGCGAGCTATCGCGCGTCCGCCGCCGATGCGAGCGCGCGTGATCCTGCCGTGCGGGCGCTCGCTCAAACGCTGACAGCCAACGACGCCGACGCGCGCGCGAAGGCCCGCACGCTTTACGACTGGGTGCGCCGCAACATTCGCTACGTGGCGATGTTCATCGGGCAGAGTCCGGCCGTGCCGCATCGCGTGACGGACGTGCTCGCGAACCGCTACGGCGACTGCAAGGACCATGTCGCGCTGTACGGCGCGCTGCTCGACGCGGTGGGCATTCGCAACGAGCCCGCGTTGATCGGCCTCGGCTCGGTTTACTCGCTGCCTTCGGTGCCGGGCTACGGCGCGGGCGCGATCAATCACATCATCACGTATCTGCCGGACTTCGCGATGTTCGCGGACAGCACGGCGTCGAGCGTGGAGTTCGGCTTCTTGCCGCTCGCGGACATGGACCGACCGACGCTGCTCGTCGATAGCGGCGCGCTTTCGCGCACGCCCGCGACGCAGCCGTTGTCGCGCACCGCGCGTCTTCAGATCGACGTCGCGCCTCAAGGCGAGGCGACGTTCGCGTATTGGGTGCAGGACGCGGGATGGAGCGCCGAGTTGGAGCGTATGAATCTGCGGCTCGCGAGCGCGCAGCGGCGCGACCAGATCGCCGCGGACCGCCTGCGTTTCACGAACCTGCGCGGCGCGGGCGCGCTGACCACCACCGATGTCGACGCGACCAGCGGCCCGTTCGCGACGACGCTGCGCGGCACGCTCGACGACGTCGTCTGGCCGACCGGCACGACCGCCTTGCCCGCGCTCACGAGCCTGTCGGGCGGCATCGCCACGCAGACGCGCAACTGGCTCGCGGAACGCTCGCGCACGCAGCCGTATCTGTGCGTGGGCGGCGCATACGACGAGGTATCGCAGATCGCGCTGCCGAAGACCATGCGAGTCGCCGAAGTGCCCGACGATCTCGACCTGACGAGCGGCTTCTTTCGCTATCGCTCGCGCTATGTATTCGATCCGGCGAGCAATGTGATCCAGGTATCGCGCACGCTGGATGCGCGTTTCGGCAAGCAGGTTTGTTCGCCCGAAGATTTCGAGGCATCGTTGCCGGCGCTTCGAAGAATCGAACGCGATACGCAGGCGCAGATCATCGTCAAGGTATCGGCGCAGTGA
- a CDS encoding HPP family protein, producing the protein MSRTVLLRWLHGFLPAPVTLRWTERLRAGAGALIGIALTGGIARLLVGDSAAIPFLIAPMGASAVLLFAVPASPLAQPWSIIGGNLVSAVVGVSCAALIHDPVDAAALAIALAICGMFALRCVHPPSGAVALTAVLGGPSIHALGYGFVLAPVAIQSAALLCSAIVYHALTGHRYPHVAQASPKAPDGAAFTRADLEAVLARRSEMLDVDPDDLEALLRETQLQAYARRFTEFSCADIMSRGVVSVTPDTTVDEALALLARHRVKALPVIDMTRRIRGIVTRADLAPAHRSAPRDAFARAVERIMRGPSQAPARVGSLMTTDVCTIDSRTPIAELVPMFADFGHHHIPVVDHNERLLGMITETDLISGLYRQSFASERKSA; encoded by the coding sequence GTGTCGCGCACCGTCCTCTTACGCTGGTTACATGGCTTCCTTCCCGCACCCGTCACACTCAGATGGACCGAACGGCTGCGCGCGGGCGCGGGCGCGCTCATCGGCATTGCGCTGACGGGCGGCATCGCGCGTCTGCTCGTGGGCGATAGCGCGGCGATTCCGTTCCTGATCGCGCCGATGGGCGCGTCCGCCGTGCTGCTCTTCGCCGTGCCCGCGAGTCCGCTCGCGCAGCCGTGGTCGATCATCGGCGGCAATCTCGTGTCGGCGGTCGTCGGCGTGTCGTGCGCCGCGCTGATTCACGATCCCGTCGATGCCGCCGCGCTCGCCATCGCGCTCGCCATCTGCGGGATGTTCGCGCTGCGCTGCGTGCATCCGCCATCCGGCGCGGTGGCGCTGACCGCGGTGCTCGGCGGCCCGTCGATCCACGCGCTCGGCTACGGCTTCGTGCTCGCGCCGGTGGCCATCCAGTCGGCGGCGCTGCTGTGCTCGGCCATCGTCTATCACGCGCTGACGGGGCACCGTTATCCGCACGTCGCGCAGGCGTCGCCGAAAGCGCCGGACGGCGCGGCCTTCACGCGCGCCGATCTCGAAGCCGTGCTTGCGCGTCGCAGCGAAATGCTCGACGTCGATCCGGACGATCTCGAAGCGCTGCTGCGCGAAACGCAGTTGCAGGCCTACGCGCGCCGCTTCACCGAATTCAGTTGCGCGGACATCATGTCGCGCGGCGTCGTGTCCGTGACGCCCGACACGACGGTCGACGAGGCGCTCGCGCTGCTCGCTCGGCATCGCGTGAAGGCGCTGCCTGTGATCGACATGACGCGACGCATTCGGGGCATCGTCACGCGAGCGGACCTCGCGCCCGCGCACCGGTCCGCGCCCCGCGATGCCTTCGCGCGCGCCGTCGAGCGCATCATGCGCGGCCCGTCGCAAGCGCCGGCGCGCGTCGGCTCGCTGATGACCACCGATGTCTGCACGATCGACTCGCGCACGCCCATCGCGGAACTGGTGCCGATGTTCGCGGACTTCGGGCACCACCACATTCCGGTGGTCGATCACAACGAGCGCCTGCTCGGCATGATCACCGAAACCGATCTGATCTCGGGGCTGTATCGCCAGAGCTTCGCGAGCGAGCGCAAGAGCGCCTGA